Proteins co-encoded in one Cupriavidus nantongensis genomic window:
- the frr gene encoding ribosome recycling factor, translated as MSVADTKKSVEQKMQKSIEAFKADLAKIRTGRAHTGLLDHVQVDYYGSMVPISQVAAIGLADARTITVQPWEKKMVGAVEKAIRDCDLGLNPATMGDVIRVPMPALTEERRKELTKVVKGEAEGAKVAVRNLRRDANEQFKKLVKDKAISEDEERRGQDEVQKLTDKYVAEIDKMVAEKEKEIMTV; from the coding sequence ATGAGCGTCGCCGACACAAAGAAGAGCGTCGAGCAGAAAATGCAGAAGTCGATCGAAGCCTTCAAGGCCGATCTGGCTAAGATCCGCACCGGCCGTGCCCATACCGGCCTGCTTGACCACGTTCAGGTGGATTACTACGGTTCGATGGTGCCCATCAGCCAGGTGGCGGCGATCGGCCTGGCCGATGCCCGTACCATCACGGTGCAGCCGTGGGAAAAGAAAATGGTGGGCGCGGTCGAGAAGGCCATCCGCGATTGCGACCTGGGGCTGAACCCGGCCACCATGGGCGACGTGATCCGAGTGCCGATGCCTGCACTGACCGAAGAGCGCCGCAAGGAGCTGACCAAGGTCGTCAAGGGCGAGGCCGAGGGTGCCAAGGTGGCGGTGCGCAACCTGCGCCGCGATGCCAACGAGCAGTTCAAGAAGCTGGTCAAGGACAAGGCCATTTCCGAGGACGAAGAGCGCCGCGGCCAGGACGAGGTGCAGAAACTGACCGACAAGTACGTGGCCGAGATCGACAAGATGGTCGCCGAAAAAGAGAAGGAGATCATGACGGTCTGA